In a genomic window of Gloeocapsopsis dulcis:
- a CDS encoding FAD-dependent oxidoreductase produces the protein MNKLLIIGGSDAGISAALRAKEVNSSVDVTVVVADRFPNYSICGLPFYLSGEVTDWHDLAHRTASEIADTGVNLLLDCTAQTVDPQQKIVTAVGHGQQHQLNYDQLIIGTGAISE, from the coding sequence ATGAACAAATTGCTAATTATTGGCGGTAGCGATGCAGGAATCAGTGCAGCTTTACGTGCCAAAGAAGTTAATTCAAGTGTTGACGTCACAGTTGTTGTAGCAGATCGTTTTCCCAATTACAGTATTTGTGGATTGCCATTTTATCTCAGTGGTGAGGTGACAGATTGGCACGACTTAGCTCATAGAACAGCCTCAGAGATTGCAGATACAGGGGTTAATCTTTTACTTGACTGTACAGCTCAAACTGTCGATCCTCAGCAAAAAATTGTTACGGCTGTAGGGCATGGTCAGCAACATCAGTTAAACTACGACCAACTTATTATCGGAACAGGTGCTATATCCGAATAA
- a CDS encoding phosphopantetheine-binding protein, which yields MIPTAFVPIKALPLTPNGKVNRRALPAPDNFEPELRTTSVQPRNHLEISIASVWQKVLKIENIGIYDNFFEIGGHSLLLLQVHSQLCEIFSTNLLVIDLFKYPTISSLADFLGLANTNELSNVHQTEAKNEQLKKGKTRINQFLKISKRIRNFSNNL from the coding sequence ATGATACCTACTGCCTTCGTACCCATAAAGGCACTGCCCCTCACACCAAATGGCAAAGTGAATCGTCGGGCGTTACCAGCACCAGATAATTTTGAACCAGAATTGCGAACAACTAGTGTCCAACCACGAAATCATCTGGAAATTTCCATCGCCAGTGTTTGGCAGAAGGTATTAAAGATAGAAAACATAGGCATCTACGATAATTTCTTTGAAATTGGTGGACATTCATTATTATTGCTTCAGGTTCATAGTCAACTGTGTGAAATATTCTCTACAAATTTATTAGTAATCGATCTATTCAAGTATCCAACGATCAGTTCTCTTGCTGATTTTCTCGGTTTAGCAAACACAAACGAATTATCCAATGTTCACCAAACTGAAGCTAAAAATGAACAATTAAAAAAAGGTAAAACACGAATTAACCAATTTTTAAAAATTAGTAAAAGAATTAGAAATTTTTCCAACAACCTCTAA
- a CDS encoding APC family permease: MSQNSSPSLKRELGVVGAIALGLGSIVGAGVFVSTGIAAGVAGPAVIISVAIAACVAVCNGLNSAQLAASHPVSGGAYEYGYKYLTPWLGFTAGWMFLVAKSASAATAALGFAGYLLNILGVSDRTYLVPTALGAVVLLTVIVLGGVKRSNIVNITIVSITLLSLIFFIVAGLPVVASTEFANFTPFVQTTSDTSNPVAAVLQATALMFVAYTGYGRIATLGEEVKEPQKAIPKAIIITLTITMLLYIGVVVVGIGTVGAQTLSAATSEQVAPLEIAARSFNIPGSGLILAVGAVTATLGVLLNLILGLSRVLLAMGRRQDLPKFVAKMNSSRTTPYIAVLIMGTAIACLVLIGDVRTTWSFSAFSVLIYYAITDLSALQIPDEERLYPKWIAWIGLSACLFLAFWVEQRIWLVGIGLIIAGLIWKTLIRKLVLSYSED, encoded by the coding sequence ATGTCACAGAATTCATCACCATCACTTAAACGAGAATTAGGTGTTGTTGGAGCAATCGCCCTTGGTTTAGGTTCAATTGTGGGTGCTGGTGTATTTGTCAGTACGGGAATTGCTGCGGGTGTAGCGGGACCTGCGGTAATTATTTCGGTAGCGATCGCAGCTTGTGTAGCAGTCTGCAATGGTTTAAATAGCGCTCAATTAGCCGCAAGTCATCCTGTTAGTGGTGGTGCTTATGAATATGGCTATAAATATCTCACACCTTGGCTAGGGTTTACAGCGGGATGGATGTTTCTGGTGGCAAAATCGGCTTCGGCGGCGACTGCAGCTTTAGGTTTTGCAGGTTACTTGTTGAATATTTTGGGAGTCAGCGATCGCACTTATTTAGTTCCTACTGCTTTAGGGGCAGTAGTACTGTTGACTGTAATTGTTTTGGGTGGAGTGAAACGCTCAAATATCGTCAATATTACTATTGTGTCAATTACGCTGTTATCGCTTATTTTCTTTATTGTGGCTGGCTTACCTGTAGTTGCTTCTACAGAATTTGCCAATTTTACTCCTTTTGTGCAAACAACAAGTGACACGAGTAATCCCGTTGCAGCAGTTTTGCAAGCGACAGCACTCATGTTTGTTGCTTATACCGGATACGGACGCATTGCCACATTAGGCGAAGAAGTCAAAGAACCACAAAAGGCAATTCCGAAAGCAATTATTATTACCCTTACCATTACAATGTTGCTTTATATCGGCGTTGTGGTTGTGGGTATTGGTACAGTAGGCGCACAGACACTTAGCGCAGCCACAAGCGAACAAGTTGCACCTTTAGAAATTGCAGCGCGTAGCTTTAATATTCCTGGAAGTGGTTTAATCTTAGCTGTTGGTGCTGTAACTGCAACATTAGGCGTGTTACTAAATTTAATTTTAGGTTTATCTCGCGTGTTGCTAGCTATGGGGCGTCGTCAAGATCTGCCTAAGTTTGTTGCCAAAATGAACTCGTCACGCACAACTCCTTATATTGCAGTGCTGATTATGGGAACAGCGATCGCCTGTTTAGTTCTAATTGGTGATGTGAGAACAACGTGGTCGTTTAGTGCGTTTTCTGTGTTAATTTACTACGCAATTACCGATTTATCAGCATTACAAATTCCAGACGAAGAGCGGCTTTATCCCAAGTGGATTGCTTGGATAGGTTTATCAGCTTGTCTTTTCCTGGCTTTTTGGGTAGAACAGCGAATTTGGCTAGTGGGTATTGGACTAATCATTGCTGGATTGATCTGGAAAACTTTAATTAGAAAGCTAGTACTGAGTTATTCAGAGGATTAG
- a CDS encoding Na/Pi symporter — protein MERLTRALPSGGIWNIAGLILALILFFTSLDLLGEAFELIGDDAAETLLASTANPITGFFTGILATTLVQSSSTTTSLTVALVAAGTITPQAAIPVMLGANIGTSVTNTIVALGHFRNKEEFKRAFTGSMVLDFFNIIAAVLFLVIEIFTRLLSWSATGLTNVLVGGGAIELFSPLDYIVEPIADFIVGLTQETGWIVLIIAFALLYFSLRGLVKALKAILDENLQEKIKKYLFGSWWQAMGFGLLITVAVQSSSITTSVIVPIIALGIVAAMQALPYFLGANIGTSTTALLAALSLATDGGAEGVASLTVAMVHMVFDLYAIALLYPIKYTRRLPVWLAEKSADFVTAGRVAAIGYIAAIFYLLPFGAIWLTQDWEVAEFYEPIVPPEVEQLRQEAQDGESEQAQDAEVASEDEASSDSE, from the coding sequence ATGGAACGTCTTACACGAGCTTTACCATCAGGCGGTATCTGGAATATTGCTGGTTTAATACTTGCATTAATACTTTTCTTTACTAGCCTTGACCTCTTAGGTGAAGCTTTTGAGTTAATAGGTGATGATGCTGCTGAAACCTTATTAGCCAGTACTGCAAATCCAATTACAGGCTTTTTCACTGGGATTTTAGCTACCACACTTGTTCAAAGTTCCTCAACAACTACTTCTTTAACAGTTGCGCTGGTGGCTGCAGGAACAATTACTCCACAGGCAGCAATTCCTGTAATGCTAGGAGCAAATATTGGTACGAGTGTAACAAATACCATTGTTGCGTTAGGTCACTTCCGCAATAAAGAAGAGTTCAAGCGGGCATTTACTGGTTCAATGGTGCTGGATTTCTTCAACATCATTGCTGCTGTTCTTTTTCTAGTGATAGAAATATTTACACGGCTTTTGTCTTGGTCAGCTACAGGGTTAACTAATGTCCTCGTTGGTGGTGGTGCAATCGAACTTTTCAGCCCGCTGGATTATATAGTCGAGCCAATTGCTGATTTTATTGTTGGTTTGACTCAAGAGACAGGTTGGATTGTTTTGATTATTGCTTTTGCTTTACTGTACTTTTCCTTGAGGGGATTGGTTAAAGCACTCAAGGCAATTCTCGACGAGAATTTACAGGAAAAAATTAAGAAGTATCTCTTTGGTTCGTGGTGGCAAGCAATGGGGTTTGGATTATTAATCACTGTTGCTGTTCAAAGTTCGAGTATTACAACTTCCGTTATTGTGCCAATTATCGCACTAGGTATAGTAGCTGCAATGCAAGCCTTACCGTATTTCTTGGGTGCAAATATCGGTACTTCTACCACAGCTTTACTCGCAGCCCTTTCACTAGCAACCGATGGAGGTGCAGAAGGGGTAGCATCACTAACAGTAGCGATGGTACACATGGTGTTTGATCTCTATGCGATCGCACTACTTTACCCAATTAAGTACACGCGGAGACTGCCTGTGTGGCTTGCCGAAAAATCAGCAGATTTTGTGACAGCAGGTCGAGTCGCTGCAATTGGTTACATTGCAGCAATTTTTTATCTCCTTCCATTCGGTGCAATTTGGTTAACGCAAGATTGGGAAGTCGCTGAATTTTACGAACCTATCGTACCGCCAGAAGTCGAACAGCTAAGACAAGAAGCACAAGATGGTGAATCTGAACAAGCACAAGACGCTGAAGTAGCCAGTGAAGATGAAGCTAGTTCTGATTCAGAGTAA
- a CDS encoding ABC transporter substrate-binding protein — MKLTFSSRLVKLISIFVITVAILAIAACHSNTSQLKMQPSSKMRSPIATQVVNHALGEVRIPVAPQRVIVLHDMLILDSVLALGVKPIGSAYWPHEGERFRGIPPELVVDIPTVGNISQPSIEKILTLKPDLILGTHFQKNYYELLSEIAPTILINSLELQDFKERLRYIAHVLGKGDQAEELLVVYQERIKKLRQQLGEKLEKITVSVIALEGQNIYTYRSDFTIPSQIINDIGLTRPLIQQNQKESSLISSIEMLPNHDADVLFVDDWAEETPDPMSFLKQPIWAQLQAVQNNRVYQVDWSVGGPFGANRIIDDLFKYLVNTP; from the coding sequence GTGAAACTGACTTTTTCTTCTAGACTTGTCAAATTGATTTCCATCTTTGTGATCACAGTGGCTATTTTAGCGATCGCAGCTTGTCACAGCAATACATCCCAGCTAAAAATGCAACCAAGCTCAAAAATGCGATCGCCAATAGCCACACAAGTTGTTAACCATGCTTTAGGTGAAGTCAGGATTCCTGTTGCTCCACAAAGAGTCATCGTTTTACACGATATGTTGATTCTTGATTCCGTTTTGGCATTGGGTGTCAAACCAATTGGTAGTGCTTACTGGCCTCACGAGGGTGAGCGTTTTCGGGGGATTCCTCCTGAGTTAGTTGTTGATATTCCAACAGTCGGTAATATTAGCCAACCCTCCATAGAAAAGATTCTCACCCTCAAGCCAGATTTGATTTTGGGAACGCATTTTCAAAAGAATTATTATGAACTACTTTCAGAAATTGCACCCACAATATTAATTAACTCTCTCGAATTGCAAGATTTCAAGGAAAGGCTGCGATACATTGCTCATGTACTAGGAAAAGGCGATCAAGCTGAGGAATTATTAGTTGTGTATCAAGAGCGAATTAAAAAATTACGGCAACAATTAGGAGAAAAGTTAGAGAAAATAACTGTATCTGTGATTGCTCTTGAAGGACAAAATATTTACACCTATAGATCAGATTTTACAATTCCTAGTCAAATTATTAATGATATAGGTTTAACTCGTCCATTAATCCAACAAAATCAAAAAGAATCCTCCTTAATATCAAGTATTGAAATGTTACCCAACCATGATGCAGATGTTTTGTTTGTTGATGACTGGGCTGAAGAGACCCCAGATCCCATGTCTTTTTTGAAACAGCCTATTTGGGCACAGCTTCAAGCGGTGCAAAATAACCGAGTCTATCAAGTAGACTGGAGTGTTGGTGGTCCGTTTGGGGCTAATAGAATAATTGATGATTTGTTTAAATATCTCGTCAACACACCTTAG